In the Sus scrofa isolate TJ Tabasco breed Duroc chromosome 7, Sscrofa11.1, whole genome shotgun sequence genome, one interval contains:
- the SNUPN gene encoding snurportin-1 isoform X2, producing MEELSQALASSFSVSQDLNSTAAPHPRLSQYKSKYSSLEQSERRRRLLELQKSKRQDYVNHARRLAENDWTGMESEEEEEKKDDEEMDIDIGKKLPKHYANQLMLSEWLIDVPSDLGQEWIVVVCPVGKRALIVASRGSTSAYTKSGYCVNRFSSLLPGGNRRNSTTAKDYTILDCIYSEVNQTYYVLDVMCWRGHPFYDCQFKFVGLKNFPCTPESLCEVLSMDFPFEVDGLLFYHKQTHYSPGSTPLVGWLRPYMVSDVLGVAVPAGPLTTKPEYAGHQLQQIIEHKRSQREGLKEKLTHKASENGCYELEHLSTPKLKSPPQSLDPPGSLMEN from the exons ATGGAAGAGCTGAGTCAAGCCCTGGCCAGTAGCTTTTCTGTGTCTCAAGATCTGAACAGcacagctgccccccacccccgcctgtcCCAGTACAAGTCCAAGTACAGCTCCTTGGAGCAGAGCGAGCGGCGCCGCCGGTTACTGGAACTGCAGAAATC CAAGCGGCAGGATTATGTGAATCATGCCAGAAGACTGGCTGAAAATGATTGGACAGGGATGGAGagtgaggaagaagaagaaaagaaagatgatgaaGAAATGGATATTGACATTGGCAAGAAGTTACCAAAACACTATGCTAATCAA TTAATGCTCTCAGAGTGGTTGATTGACGTCCCTTCAGATCTGGGGCAGGAATGGATTGTGGTCGTGTGCCCTGTTGGAAAAAGAGCCCTTATTGTGGCCTCCAGG GGTTCTACCAGTGCCTATACCAAGAGTGGTTACTGTGTCAAcaggttttcttctcttctgccaGGAGGCAACAGGCGAaactcaacaacagcaaaag ACTACACCATTCTAGACTGCATTTACAGTGAAGTGAACCAGACCTACTATGTTTTGGACGTGATGTGTTGGCGGGGGCACCCTTTTTATGACTGCCAG tTTAAATTTGTGGGGCTAAAGAATTTCCCTTGTACCCCTGAGAGCCTGTGTGAAGTGCTATCTATGGATTTCCCTTTTGAG GTGGATGGACTTCTCTTCTACCACAAGCAGACCCACTACAGCCCTGGAAGCACTCCTCTGGTGGGCTGGCTGCGGCCCTACATGGTGTCAGATGTTCTCGGTGTAGCTGTGCCAGCTGGCCCGCTGACCACCAAGCCAGAATATGCTGGGCACCAGCTCCAACAGATTATCGAGCATAAGAGGAGCCAGAGGGAGGGCCTGAAGGAGAAGCTCACACACAAGGCCTCTGAGAACGGGTGCTATGAGTTGGAGCACCTGTCTACCCCCAAGCTGAAGAGCCCTCCCCAGAGCCTCGACCCCCCAGGGAGCCTCATGGAGAACTAG
- the SNUPN gene encoding snurportin-1 isoform X1 has translation MEELSQALASSFSVSQDLNSTAAPHPRLSQYKSKYSSLEQSERRRRLLELQKSKRQDYVNHARRLAENDWTGMESEEEEEKKDDEEMDIDIGKKLPKHYANQLMLSEWLIDVPSDLGQEWIVVVCPVGKRALIVASRGSTSAYTKSGYCVNRFSSLLPGGNRRNSTTAKDYTILDCIYSEVNQTYYVLDVMCWRGHPFYDCQTDFRFYWMHSKLPEEEGLGEKTKLNPFKFVGLKNFPCTPESLCEVLSMDFPFEVDGLLFYHKQTHYSPGSTPLVGWLRPYMVSDVLGVAVPAGPLTTKPEYAGHQLQQIIEHKRSQREGLKEKLTHKASENGCYELEHLSTPKLKSPPQSLDPPGSLMEN, from the exons ATGGAAGAGCTGAGTCAAGCCCTGGCCAGTAGCTTTTCTGTGTCTCAAGATCTGAACAGcacagctgccccccacccccgcctgtcCCAGTACAAGTCCAAGTACAGCTCCTTGGAGCAGAGCGAGCGGCGCCGCCGGTTACTGGAACTGCAGAAATC CAAGCGGCAGGATTATGTGAATCATGCCAGAAGACTGGCTGAAAATGATTGGACAGGGATGGAGagtgaggaagaagaagaaaagaaagatgatgaaGAAATGGATATTGACATTGGCAAGAAGTTACCAAAACACTATGCTAATCAA TTAATGCTCTCAGAGTGGTTGATTGACGTCCCTTCAGATCTGGGGCAGGAATGGATTGTGGTCGTGTGCCCTGTTGGAAAAAGAGCCCTTATTGTGGCCTCCAGG GGTTCTACCAGTGCCTATACCAAGAGTGGTTACTGTGTCAAcaggttttcttctcttctgccaGGAGGCAACAGGCGAaactcaacaacagcaaaag ACTACACCATTCTAGACTGCATTTACAGTGAAGTGAACCAGACCTACTATGTTTTGGACGTGATGTGTTGGCGGGGGCACCCTTTTTATGACTGCCAG ACTGATTTCCGATTCTACTGGATGCATTCAAAATTACCAGAAGAAGAAGGACTGGGAGAGAAAACTAAGCTCAATCCT tTTAAATTTGTGGGGCTAAAGAATTTCCCTTGTACCCCTGAGAGCCTGTGTGAAGTGCTATCTATGGATTTCCCTTTTGAG GTGGATGGACTTCTCTTCTACCACAAGCAGACCCACTACAGCCCTGGAAGCACTCCTCTGGTGGGCTGGCTGCGGCCCTACATGGTGTCAGATGTTCTCGGTGTAGCTGTGCCAGCTGGCCCGCTGACCACCAAGCCAGAATATGCTGGGCACCAGCTCCAACAGATTATCGAGCATAAGAGGAGCCAGAGGGAGGGCCTGAAGGAGAAGCTCACACACAAGGCCTCTGAGAACGGGTGCTATGAGTTGGAGCACCTGTCTACCCCCAAGCTGAAGAGCCCTCCCCAGAGCCTCGACCCCCCAGGGAGCCTCATGGAGAACTAG